DNA sequence from the Vicia villosa cultivar HV-30 ecotype Madison, WI linkage group LG3, Vvil1.0, whole genome shotgun sequence genome:
ATATATGATGAATGAATTTAAATGTGTCTAACCTTGAAGCCTTACCTTATTTCCTAAGAAAGGAGTTTGAGGTGATTAGAGAAGAAATTTCAAGACATGAGATAAATTATATAACAAATGTGCTAAAAATGTCAACATGGAATTTGATTCACACCCAGAATATTTTGTTAAAGCATGTCACATATGGTGTTggaaatccaattttaaaataaaattgctcTAATATTAATGAAGTAATATGAATGTTAGGAACATTCTCTTTATATTAcactataatatatttttttaaaagagaaaacacatgtAAGTCATACCACTTAATGTATGATCCATTCACAAAGTGAAATATTCATGTGtgttttattcaataaaaaataagaagaaaatgtGTGATacacaatataaaataattttatcaatcacaaccatgtatccaacaACATCAcgctttattttataaaaaaaaaaattaatgatatgGGTTGGTTTTCTATTAGATTAAacccaaaaataatattaaaaagataaatttGTTTTTCCATTAAAAAAAGAGGTTAAATAGTTTGTTCTGTTTTGAATTacattattatttggattttaaatAGAAGTTAGTAGTTAGTTAAATGGAGGGgattgaatgaaaaagaaattgaTGGAATTGATATAAGAGCAGCAGCGCACACCTCAGGGCTGTTGTTGATCGCGGCGGAGGGTGATATAATGTTCCGGTCATCTCTCAGGTTTGTTTTCATAACTCTGATTCTACTGATACATTACTCACTAATCATGTATCTGTTATTGGGATTAATTAACCCTAGGGTTTCCGTCTCTGTCACTTCCCATGCTTGCTATTTTTAGACCCTTTCATTATTTAACTTCCCTGCAcatggtgtgtgtgtgtgtgtgtgttttcccATGATTATTTTTCTATAGATTATCAGTAATGTAATGTACTATACCAATTCTTACTACTTGAAACTAAAGGGATGGAACCTCCTCGAACCTTTCACTAATGCTATACCTAATATTTACTTTTTGGGACAGCTGGAGATGCTCCAACAAAGTATAGATTCAAAGTTTTGTGATTACAATCAGGGCAATTCTAAAATGGATTTGCCCAATGCTGCTGCAAACAACACATCGCTTACTCATCTGCTGCCAACCTCCGATATCGGAACCTCTTCCTTCTTAAAGGAGGATAAGGATCCTGCTACCAATTCTAACACACCCTCCTCTGACCACCCTCTCCAACAATCTCCACCCAATAATGCTGCCAATGGACATCTCGTCTATGTCCGTAGAAAATCAGAAGGAGAAATGCCCAAAAATACCCCTTTTGAAAATACAACTGTTAATGCTTCTTCTTCTCCACTTTCAACCCAACTTTATTGTCAAGAGGAAATTGCTCAACCAAAACCTCACATAAACGTTTCTTGTGTCCCACCATTTGCACCTTTTCCTATGGCATCTTCAATAACCTCATCTGGAAACCCTTCTATTCCTGTTTCTCATGGGAAGTCTGGCATGATGTTGGCGCCACTTGAGTCCAATTACGTCCCACCTTCTTCTGGACATACCATTGCCAATCCTAAGCTATTTAAAAATGTGCATTGGGAAGAGCGTTATCAACAGTTGCAGTTGTTTTTAAGGAAATTGGACCAATCAGACCAAGCCGACTACATCCAAAGTATGTCTAGGAACGACTCAAACGCTTTCTTCAAAATTCCTGTTATTTTATTTGACTGATTTCATTCTATGGCAGTGCTTCAATCTCTGTCTTCGGTTGAACTTAGCAGACATGCTGTTGAGTTAGAGAAGAGATCAATTCAGCTTTCACTTGAGGAAGGTAATGGAATCATTGTTCCACATGTTTCCTATGCAATCACTGACTTAGAGATGACACTTACACATTAGGACGGGGAGAGTGGAATCAGGCATTAACTCAAATCTTATGATTATTCACTATCAATAGTGCTTGTGGTAGTTCAGTTATTGTGAGCAAGTCTTTGAATTACTCCCATTCATGCCATTTATTGTTTTATGCATctgcctttgttttattctgttATTCATTTTGTTTGGTCTCTATTTACTGAAACAGAATGCTTTATACAGTTTATTCCACCTCCCTGTTTCGGCCTATATTTGATGCTTGAGACTTAGGCAAGAGAACTGTCAGAACTCTGATGTTTCaacattttttttgtatattagTAGCATTTTTTCCCATGTCTGGATTATAACATTGTGGAAATTATATGTTTTTTTGTATTGTCGATATCCTTGACCTGTTCCATATATCCATAAATATTCTTACCGCAATTGATTGTTAGTTTTAGCAAACAGTATTTTGAGACAACAGGAAGCTGATGATTTTTTTCTCACATATCAATTCATCAATGACAGCTAAAGAATTACAACGAGTTGCTGCTTTAAACGTCTTGGGGAAATCAGTGAAGAACTTCAAAGCACCAGTGGATCATGGCGAGTGTTCAGACAAGTTGAAGACATTGACATGACTTTTCTGCCTTTTATGGTGCAGTAATTTTCCTATGGCAGTGAAAACTTGAGACTGTTTACTGTGCATAGTCGCAATGTTTTTATGCTGATTGTTTTTAATCTCCTGGTTATCCAGTTAACTAAGAAAGTAATTTGCatctctttttgttgttgttgttgttgttatgaaaattaaaaatgggGATTGTTTGTACAGTTTGGCTACTCTTGTTTCTTCCTGAACTTACATTCTCTGTCAGTTTATGAGGAGATTTTTGCAAGCCTTTGCCGCAGTGGACTGCCGGATTCAGATATATCCATGCAATTGAATAGAACATAAATGATTAatgatttgaatcacaaattTGTTGGGCTTAAAGGCCAATTGACTGGGCCTCTGTGATTTAGCTATTGCATCATATTGTACTTGTGTATATAAGGCATTGGCCTATGAAATGAGAAGCTAATCACCACCTTTACCCTAACAATTGGTATCAAAGAGCCCCGATCCATTTTTCTCACAATTCACAAAACTGCAGTTTCTGTTTCTAACGGTTCTAACCGTCTCGCACtccttctttcttttccaattcttgCATTCTTTTCTCTCAGGCTTGTTCATGGCTGACTCCTCTCAATTTCTGCAACCGGCGGTTCCCAAATTCGAAGGATATTACGAACATTGGGCAATGCTTATGGAAAACCTTCTCCGATCGAAGGAATATTGGGGACAAATTGAAAATGGCGTCACAATAGCACCGGCAAATGCAACTGAGGCTCAACAACAAGCTGCGGCAGCCAGTAAACTCTGTGATTTGAAGGTCAAGAACTATCTTTTTCAAGCTATCGATCGATCGATCTTGGAGACGATTCTCACTCGTGATACTGCACAAGATATCTGGGAGGCGATGCGCAAGAAGTATCAAGGTTCTACGAAGGTCAAGCGAGCACAGTTACAATCTTTACGGCGAGAATTTGAAATTCTTGCAATGGGGGAAAATGAGACGGTGAATGACTACTTTGCGAGAACGCTTGCAATTGCGAATCGCATGACAAGTCATGGTGAAAAGCTTGAACAAATCACAGTGGTTGAAAAGATTCTCCGCTCTATGCCGGCTAAATTCAACTATGTGGTGTGTTATATTGAAGAATCGAATGACGTTACAATCCTCTCCATTGATGAGCTACAGAGCAGCTTGCTTGTTCATGAGGGAAGAATGAAGTGTCAGAAGGACCAAAGTGATGAACAAGCATTGAAGGTAGCTAGCGCTAGCAGAGGTGGTAGCAGAGGAAGGGGAAGATTCTCTgcaagaggaagaggaagaggaagactaAGCAAAGAAATTGTTCAATGCTATAAGTGTCATAGATTTGGACACTATCAAAATGAGTGTCCTGAATGGGAAAATGCAAATTACGCTGAGGTTTACGAGGAAGAAGAAATGCTACTGATGGCTGAATCGAACTGTGAATGCACCAAAGAGGAGATTTGGTATCTTGATTCCGGCTGTAGCAATCATATGATTGGCACAAAGGAATGGTTACATGATTTTGATGACAGTTTCACAGAATCAGTCAAGCTAGGAAATGACTCCAAGATGGCAGTTATGGGCAAAGGCAACATCAAACTGAATATTGGAGGAAAGGTTCATGTGATTACTGAGGTTT
Encoded proteins:
- the LOC131660516 gene encoding uncharacterized protein LOC131660516, which produces MLQQSIDSKFCDYNQGNSKMDLPNAAANNTSLTHLLPTSDIGTSSFLKEDKDPATNSNTPSSDHPLQQSPPNNAANGHLVYVRRKSEGEMPKNTPFENTTVNASSSPLSTQLYCQEEIAQPKPHINVSCVPPFAPFPMASSITSSGNPSIPVSHGKSGMMLAPLESNYVPPSSGHTIANPKLFKNVHWEERYQQLQLFLRKLDQSDQADYIQMLQSLSSVELSRHAVELEKRSIQLSLEEAKELQRVAALNVLGKSVKNFKAPVDHGECSDKLKTLT